The Faecalibaculum rodentium genome segment GAACCCAACTGGCGGAACAAGGAAGCCAAGATCAAGGAGTTCGGGATCGATCTGCAGAATGAGTGAGTGCTCCCGGCTGGCAATGGCAGGGAGTAACCGGTCATGAGCCGGCAGATGCTCAGGGGCCTGGTCCTGGAAACCAGAGACCACGGAGAGCGGGATGCTGTGGTGACGATTGCCCTTCGGGAGGAACTGGTCCGGGTATTCGCCCGGGGGGTGCAGCGGGAGACATCGAAGAACCGCCGGCTGTGTCTGCCGTTTGAAGAGGTGGAAATCGAAACGGAGCAAAGCGGGACCGGGATGTTCCGTCTGATTCACGGATCCCTGGTTGCGGAATACAGCCGCATCGGGGAGGATCTGCGCATGCAGGCAGTCTGCCTGGCGGTCAATGAGGCCATCCTCCATGCCCAGATGCATCCTGCTCTGTATGAAAGGCTGGAGCAGTTATGGAAAAGCTGTGAAGCAAGGGATGCAGACTGGATGGGAAGGGCTGCACTGGTTATGACGATGCTTCTTCGCCAGGAGGGGATTTCTCCCCAGGTGGACGGCTGTGCAATTTGTGGTTCGGTATCCGATATCTGTACCATGGATGTGGACAACGCCGGATTTCTGTGCGTTCGCCATGGCAAAGGCAGATCCCGCTGGCCGGCTGACCGGTTGCGGAGAATGCGTCATGCGGTGAAGGTTCCGGCCGGTCAGGAAGCAGCCGTCTCTCTGACGGGATTCACCCTGGAGGATATCCGGTTTCTCGTTCACTGGTTTTCCCGGTACAGTCACACCAGTCTTGCCGGGGAACGGTTTCTGGATTCTGTGGCCAGGCTCTATCCTGAGAACGGATCTGGAACGGCCGATCCGTTGAAAGTGCCGGATACGGATGACACTGACAGTATCTGACACGAAGGTTCATGCAAAAATCCGCCATCTTGACGGTCTCCTCTCGGAGACCGTTGTTTTTGTGGTACAATGGTCTATGTCTATCCTTGCGCTTTTTTGAAAACGGACAGCAGGGGAATAGAGAAAGAGGAGAGTATATGAGCCAGAAAAACTTCAACGAAGTCGTATCACACATGAAGAATTACGGATTCGTCTTCCAGGGAAGCGAAATTTACGGCGGCCTGGCCAACACCTGGGATTTTGCGCCGCTGGGGGTGGAGCTCAAGAACAATATCAAAAATGCCTGGTGGAAACGGTTCATCACGGAGCAGAAAGAAAACGTCGGACTCCAGTCTGCCATTCTGATGAACCCCAGTGTCTGGGTGGCCAGCGGACATGTCGGCGGTTTTTCCGACCCTCTGATGGACTGCCGGAAGTGCAAGACCCGGTACCGGGCCGACAACCTGATCGAAGAGGTCAGCCATGGCGAAGTGAACCCGGCCGGGTGGAGCAATGAAGAAATGGAAACCTATATCCGGGAGCACGAAATTGCCTGTCCGGGATGCGGAGCAAGGGATTTCACCCCGATCCGTCAGTTCAACCTGATGTTCAAGACATTCCAGGGCGTAACGGAAGATGCGAAAAACGAGATCTATCTGCGTCCGGAAACTGCACAGGGCATCTTCGTGAATTTCCGCAATGTCCAGCGTGCCATGCGTAAGAAGCTGCCGTTCGGCATCGGCCAGATCGGCAAGTCATTCCGGAACGAGATCACACCGGGCAACTTCATTTTCCGGACACGGGAATTCGAGCAGATGGAGCTGGAATTCTTCTGCAAGCCGGGAACGGACCTGGAGTGGTTTGACTATTACTGCAAAACCTGTGTGAAGTTCCTGGAGGATCTGGGGCTGACATCCGACCGGCTGCGCCTGCGGGCTCATGACCCGGAAGAACTTGCCCACTATTCCAACGGAACCAGCGACATCGAGTTTTATTTTGGAGATCCCATTGGCTGGGGTGAACTCTGGGGCATTGCCGACCGTACCGACTTTGACCTGAAGGCGCACCAGGATCACTCGAAACAGAGCCTGGAGTACTTTGATCCGGAAACAAACGAAAAATACCTGCCGTATGTCATTGAACCGTCTGTGGGTGTGGAACGTCTGATCCTCGCTGTCATGAGCCAGGCGCTTGAAGACGAGAAGATCTCGGATACAGACACCCGGCTCGTACTGCGCCTCAAACCGTGTCTGGCACCATACAAGGCAGCTGTGCTGCCGCTGTCCAAAAAGCTGTCAGCTCAGGCCAATGAAATTTTCGAAGGTCTCTGCAGGGAGTTCCCTGTAACGTATGATGAGGCACAGTCCATCGGAAAGCGGTACCGCCGGCAGGATGCAATTGGCACACCGTTCTGCGTGACGGTGGATTTCGACACCGAAAAAGACGGTTGTGTCACGATTCGTGAGCGCGACAGCATGGAACAGGTCCGGGTGCCTGTCACGCAGCTCGCTTCCTGGATCGGCGAACGCTGCCGGTTTGAATAGTCCACAGTTCTGTGCCTGTATTTTCTGAAGACACCATCCGCCAGGTGCGGGCGCGCACAGATATCGTGGATGTGATTTCACAATATGTGAGTCTGGAAAAGCACGGAAAGGAATTCAAGGGAATCTGTCCCTTTCATGATGATCATGATCCTTCCATGTCGGTGAGCCCCGACAAGCAGATCTTCAAATGCTTTGTCTGCGGAGCCGGCGGCAATGTCTTTTCCTTCCTGCAGAAAATCGAGCAGATCACGTTTCCAGAAGCTGTGACCCGGGCGGCGGCCATGGCGGGCATCGACCTGAAGCTTCCGCAAAGCACCGGGGTCAGTCCCAATCAGCAGGCCTGGAACTGTCTGCAGTCCTTTACAGACTATGCCCGGTACTTTCTGGACAGCCAGGAAGGAGAAGCCGCAAAGGAGTATTGCAGGAAACGGAAACTGTCCGATGAGATCCTGGAGACCTTTGAAATCGGCTGGGCCCCCGGCATCCAGAGACAGGACCGGTTCTTTCAGGGAAAGGGCTGGGGCAGGGACATGCTGGTGAAAACAGGGCTGCTGCAGGCGGAGACCGGCCGTCCGGTCTTCACAGACCGGCTGCTGATTCCCATCCATGACCGTGCCGGTCATCCCGTGGGCTATACGGCGCGGACTCTGGCAGCCGGTGCCGACATTCCCAAATATGTAAATACCCCGGCAACCCCCTTGTACACCAAGGGGGACCTGGTATTCAATTACCATCGGGCAAAACCCGCTGCCCGGAAAGCCGGGCGGGTGATCCTGGTGGAAGGGGCCATGGATGTGATCGGGCTTTCCAAAGCCGGCATCCGGGAAGCCGTGGCCAATCTGGGTACAGCCTGTACAGAGACGCAGCTTGAGCTTCTGCGCCAGCTGCAGGTTCCGGTGCATGTGTTTTACGACAGCGATGCGGCGGGACGGAAAGCTGCCTATCAGTTCGGCAAAAAAGCCATGGCTGCAGGCATTCCCTTTGTTGTGGTCTCGGCCAGGGGCCTGAAGGACCCGGACGAGATTTTCCAGGAAAAAGGTGCCGAATTTCTGCAGGAGACAGTGGAGCGGACGATTTCCTTTCCGGAGTTTCTGCTGGACTATCTGGCGGAAACCGGCAATCTGGAGAATTATGAAGAAAAACTGCGGTATGGGGAAGAAGTCTCAGAGGCTGCATGGAAGCTGCTGAAGGATTTTGAGCAGCCTGCGTTTTTTCAGAAGCTCAGGGACAAAACCGACTTTGATTTCTCTGTCCGCAAACAGGTCCCGACTGTCCGGAGCAGACCATCGCAGAGACGGAAAGAGAAAGCCCGGCCGCCCCTTCCTGCCGTCCGACAGGGACGGAAACGGGCAGAGGAAGCCGTTCTGCAGGTCATGCTGTCAAGCAGATCGGCCGCCAGCAGATACCGGGAAGAAGTGGGTTTCTTTGATGACCCTGCATGTCATATCCTGTCACTGTACATCTATGATGCATATCGCCGTCAGGAGAGTCTGGATCCCCAGTCACTGTTTGACCGGATCGAGGAAGAAGAGGCCCAGGGCCTGCTGGCTGATTTGATGGCCCGGCAGTTGCCGGAGAATGCCCAGGCTTTTTTTGACGACAGCCTGGGGGCTGTCAAGGATCATGTACTTGGACAGGAGATAGATTCTGTCAACAAACGCATCCAGGAAACAGATGACCTGGAGGAAAAGAGCCGGCTGGCGCAGGAAAAGATGGCACTTGTCATTGCCAGGCACCAGGCCAGGAACCGAAAGGAAGGTTAGTCATGCCAGCGAAACAAAACGCTTTGAAAAATAAAAAATTTGCCAGTGTGGAGGATGCCAAGCTGTATCTGGAAGCTATGCGGGATGTCGGACAGGATATCCTGCAGAATGAATTTATGGAATCCATCTCCAATCTGCATCTGGATGACGAAGCCACGGACCAGCTCTTCAACTGGTGCGAAGACAACGGCATCAATTTCGTGATGGACAACGATGAGGAAGACTATGAGTCGGAGGATGCCGATGATCTGGATGAGGATGAAGAGGACGAAAATTCCGTTGAAGATGAAATCAGCCAGCTGGAGCAGACATTTGCCAATGCCAGTCACACCAAGATCAACGATCCAGTCAAGATGTATCTCAAGGAGATCGGACAGATTCCGCTTCTGAACCCGAAACAGGAACCCGTGATTGCCAAAGCGATCCAGGATGGAGAAGATGCCCGGGCAAAACTGGCAGCCGAACCGGATCTTTCCGATGAGGAAAAGAAAGAACTGAACCGCATTTCGGTGGAAGGCGAGCAGGCCAAACAGCTGCTGATCAGCTCCAACCTCCGTCTGGTGGTCTCCATTGCCAAAAAATATGTCGGACGCGGCATGCTCTTTCTGGATCTGATCCAGGAGGGCAACTGCGGTCTGATCAAGGCAGTGGAAAAGTTTGACTACACCAAAGGATTCAAGTTTTCCACCTATGCCACATGGTGGATCCGTCAGTCCATCACCCGTGCCATTGCGGATCAGGCCCGTACCATCCGGATCCCGGTCCACATGGTGGAAACCATCAACAAGCTGACGCGTATCCAGCGCCAGCTGGTGCAGGATCTTGGACGGGATCCCCTTCCGGAGGAAATCGCCGAGAAAATGGAAGGCATCAGTGCGGAAAAAGTCCGCGATATCCAGAAAATCGCATTGGATCCGGTTTCTCTGGAAACTCCGATCGGCGAGGAAGATGACTCGCATCTGGGAGATTTCATTGAGGACAAGGAAACACTCTCCCCGGATGACTATACCAACAACCAGCTGCTCAAAGATGAGATCAATGCTGTTCTCCAGGGTCTGACAGAGCGGGAGGAGAAGGTGCTGCGCCTCCGGTTCGGGCTGTATGATGGCAGGACCCGCACCCTGGAGGAAGTCGGCAAGGAATTCAATGTGACCAGGGAACGGATCCGGCAGATCGAGGCCAAGGCGCTGAGAAAACTGAAGCACCCCAACCGCAGCAAGCGCCTGAAGGATTTCGTCAAGTCATGAGCCGGCGCCTGGAGGTTCTGCTTTCCCGTGTGGAAGGACCTGTGGTGGCTGATATCGGGTGCGATCATGCCTGGCTGTCAGCCCAGGCAGTCAGGACCGGAAGAGCCTGTCGGGTATATGCCTGCGACGTGGCGCAGGGTCCGCTGAACAGAGCCCGGGAGACGATAGAAAAAGAAGGGGTGGCAGAGTCTGTCATCCCTCTTTTGTCTGATGGTCTGCAGGCCCTGCCGGAAGCCTGCAGTCAGATCGTCATTGCAGGCATGGGAGCAGAGACCATTGTATCGATTCTGGAATCCGGTGCCGACAGGCTGGATCCGGACACCAGACTGCTGCTGTCGCCTCACACAAAGGCCTCTGTGCTGCGAGACTGGCTTGATCACAATGGCTGGAGGATCTGCCGGGAACAGTTTGTCCAGGATCGCGGCCGGTTTTATCCCGTGATGGACGTCTGTCATGCTGACCGGCAGAGTGGACTTAGACCGGAAGAGCGGCTGTTCGGGGTCCATCCGGTGCAGGATGAGACCTGGCAGCTGTATCTGGCGCAGGAGAAAGAGAAACTGTGCGGGCTGCTCAAGGCAGTGCCGCCTGCCAGAAAAGCTGATGTGCTGATGAGACTGCAGCTGCTGGAATCCCTGCAGGAGGTCTGAAACGGATGGAACAGACCATGACCGTCAACGGGTGGGAGTTTCAGGTGATCACACTTCTGGGACATGGCAAAGGCGGGTACTCCTGGCTGGTCAGCCGTGAGGGGCGGGAGTATGTTCTCAAGCAGATCCACCATGAACCCTGTGACTACTATGTCTTCGGGGACAAGCTCGAAGCAGAGGAGCGGGATTATCAGCGCCTCCGGAATGCAGGCATTCCGGTTCCCGGGCTGCTGGATATCGACCGGATACAGGAAAGGATCCTGAAAGAGTACATTCCGGGCAGGACTGTCTGTGACCTTGTGGCCGAAGGTTCTCTGCTACAGGAGTGTGTCACACAGGTGCAGGCACTGTCGAAGGCCGCCCGGGACGCCGGACTGAACCTGGACTGGTTTCCCACAAATTTCATTCCTTTCGAAAACAGACTGTTCTATGTGGATTATGAATGCAATGCCTATATGGAGGAGTGGAGTCTGGAACACTGGGGACTGCGATACTGGACCAGAACTCCGGAGTTTCTGGAGTACTGGAAGCAGCACAGCGGAAAATGACAAAAAGCCGGTTCGAGCCGGCTTTTTCGGTATCTGGAGCTGTGCAGCGGTCAGTGCCATGTTACTGGGCTTCCAGCAGCCGGATCACTTCATCCACCAGGCGCCCGGGGGTGCTGGCACCGGATGTGACGGCAATTCTCGAGCCGGCCGGGATGATTTCCGGGTGAAGATCTTCGGCAGATTCTGCCCGGATCACTTGCGGAATGCCGGCTTTTTTTCCCACCGCTTCCAGCTGCCGGGTATTGTTGGACAGCGGATCTCCGATCACGATGAGGACATCAGTGTCTTTCAAAGCCAGCACCGCTTCCTGCCGCAGTCTTGTGGCACTGCAGATTTCATCGTGAAATTCCGCGTTCGGGTATTGCGAGCGGATCGCCTCGAACAGATCCTGTATGTCCAGGACCGACATTGTGGTCTGATTCGTCACGAAGACAGGCCGGTCCATTTCGGCGGGTATGTCTTCTTCCTTCGTCACAAGATATACCTGATCCGAACTGGTGTAGACTGCTTCGGCCTCCGGATGCCCCTGCTTGCCAATGTAGAAAACCGCATACCCGTCTGCCAGTTTCTTGCGGACCAGCTTCTGGGTCGAGAGTACAAACGGGCAGCTGGCATCGACTGTGGTCAGACCAAGCCGCTGCGCTTTCATGCGGACATCGTCACTCACGCCATGGGCGGTAAAGACAACCATCCCGTCGCGGATCTCATCCAGCAGCTCCAGCCGGCTGCGGCCTTTTCCCTCAACGGTGCGGATCCCGGCCGCAGCGAGATCCTCCATGACAAACCGGTTGTGGACCAGCTCACCCAGAACTGTCACCTTCTCCTCCGGATGGTCCCGACGGACCTGGCGGGCTGTTTCAATGGCTTTTCTCACCCCGCCGCAGGCCCCCTGTATTTTTACCCTGACAATGGACTGATACTTCATGGCAGTTCCTCCTCGTGTCCGGTTCATTGTATCATGGCGGTTCCTTTGCAGGCGGCATGGATCCAGGGATTCCCGCGGCTATGCAGGTCCTTCGGGGACGCGGTTTGAAACCCGGACAGCAGTCTGAGATAATTCAGGGTGGAAACAAAGGAGTTGAGTTCAATGTCCCGCATAGAGGAAATCATGAACATAGAGGGCTTCAAGAAGCTCACACCCATTCAGGAATCCGTGGTCCATCGAAAGGATCCGGACCGTGACCTGGTGGGCATTTCCAGCACAGGATCCGGGAAATCCCATGCGTTTTTCATGCCTGTCTTTGACAAAATCGATCCGTCCAGAGACCAGGTACAGGCTGTGATTTCGGTCCCCACACGAGAGCTGGCCTACCAGCTGTATGAGCGGGCCAAAAACCTCGCCGCTCACTTTGGCATCCGCGTGAAGCTGGTAACCGGCGGCATGGACCGCCACAAGGTGGGAACACAGAAACCGCATCTGGTGATCGGCACACCGGGGCGGATGAAAGACCTGTTCCTGGATGATAAAACGCTGCGGCTTGACACCGCAAAGGTAATGATCATCGACGAAGCCGACATGACCATGGAGTTCGGCTTCCTGGAAGACGTCGACCAGATTCTGTCCAAAATGGGAGAGGATACGCAGCTGATGGTCTTTTCCGCCACGATTCCGGAAAACCTGCAGCCGTTTCTGAAGAAATATCTGCACAATCCCGAAATCATCACCATAGACACGAATGAGGAATTTCAGAGTGATGTGACAAACTACCTGGTTCCGGCCCGGCATATGAGTTACGAGGAGAAACTGCTGCAGATCCTCCCGGCCATCAATCCGTACATTGCACTGATTTTTGCCAACACGACTGAAGAAGCCGCCCAGGTGGCCGAGGGAATGCGCCGCGAAGGATACGACCTTGTGGAGCTGCATTCCGGCATGGAGAGCCGGGCCAGGGCACAGGCGATCCGACAGATTCAGTCCCAGAAAAAGTCGTATATCGTGGCCAGTGACATAGCCAGCCGCGGCATTGACCTGGAGGGCATTTCCCATGTCATTTCTCTGGGATTCCCGAAGGACCTGAAGTTCTTCTTCCACAGGATCGGACGCACAGGCCGTGCCGGTCGGGACGGCCTGGCCATCACGATCTACCAGGACAGCGACCGCCGTTCCATTGATTCCCTGGCGCACAAAGGCGTGCAGTGGAAGCACAAGGACGTCAAGCGGGGA includes the following:
- a CDS encoding DEAD/DEAH box helicase, which produces MSRIEEIMNIEGFKKLTPIQESVVHRKDPDRDLVGISSTGSGKSHAFFMPVFDKIDPSRDQVQAVISVPTRELAYQLYERAKNLAAHFGIRVKLVTGGMDRHKVGTQKPHLVIGTPGRMKDLFLDDKTLRLDTAKVMIIDEADMTMEFGFLEDVDQILSKMGEDTQLMVFSATIPENLQPFLKKYLHNPEIITIDTNEEFQSDVTNYLVPARHMSYEEKLLQILPAINPYIALIFANTTEEAAQVAEGMRREGYDLVELHSGMESRARAQAIRQIQSQKKSYIVASDIASRGIDLEGISHVISLGFPKDLKFFFHRIGRTGRAGRDGLAITIYQDSDRRSIDSLAHKGVQWKHKDVKRGQWVDLKPLEGRKRKGTDPLQAEISRIVKAGKKERVKPNYKKKQKQQIEQLRRKRKRQIIQEDIRRQKKERAKEKQKARRQGSK
- a CDS encoding glycine--tRNA ligase, which produces MSQKNFNEVVSHMKNYGFVFQGSEIYGGLANTWDFAPLGVELKNNIKNAWWKRFITEQKENVGLQSAILMNPSVWVASGHVGGFSDPLMDCRKCKTRYRADNLIEEVSHGEVNPAGWSNEEMETYIREHEIACPGCGARDFTPIRQFNLMFKTFQGVTEDAKNEIYLRPETAQGIFVNFRNVQRAMRKKLPFGIGQIGKSFRNEITPGNFIFRTREFEQMELEFFCKPGTDLEWFDYYCKTCVKFLEDLGLTSDRLRLRAHDPEELAHYSNGTSDIEFYFGDPIGWGELWGIADRTDFDLKAHQDHSKQSLEYFDPETNEKYLPYVIEPSVGVERLILAVMSQALEDEKISDTDTRLVLRLKPCLAPYKAAVLPLSKKLSAQANEIFEGLCREFPVTYDEAQSIGKRYRRQDAIGTPFCVTVDFDTEKDGCVTIRERDSMEQVRVPVTQLASWIGERCRFE
- the recO gene encoding DNA repair protein RecO; the protein is MSRQMLRGLVLETRDHGERDAVVTIALREELVRVFARGVQRETSKNRRLCLPFEEVEIETEQSGTGMFRLIHGSLVAEYSRIGEDLRMQAVCLAVNEAILHAQMHPALYERLEQLWKSCEARDADWMGRAALVMTMLLRQEGISPQVDGCAICGSVSDICTMDVDNAGFLCVRHGKGRSRWPADRLRRMRHAVKVPAGQEAAVSLTGFTLEDIRFLVHWFSRYSHTSLAGERFLDSVARLYPENGSGTADPLKVPDTDDTDSI
- the rpoD gene encoding RNA polymerase sigma factor RpoD, whose amino-acid sequence is MRDVGQDILQNEFMESISNLHLDDEATDQLFNWCEDNGINFVMDNDEEDYESEDADDLDEDEEDENSVEDEISQLEQTFANASHTKINDPVKMYLKEIGQIPLLNPKQEPVIAKAIQDGEDARAKLAAEPDLSDEEKKELNRISVEGEQAKQLLISSNLRLVVSIAKKYVGRGMLFLDLIQEGNCGLIKAVEKFDYTKGFKFSTYATWWIRQSITRAIADQARTIRIPVHMVETINKLTRIQRQLVQDLGRDPLPEEIAEKMEGISAEKVRDIQKIALDPVSLETPIGEEDDSHLGDFIEDKETLSPDDYTNNQLLKDEINAVLQGLTEREEKVLRLRFGLYDGRTRTLEEVGKEFNVTRERIRQIEAKALRKLKHPNRSKRLKDFVKS
- a CDS encoding tRNA (adenine(22)-N(1))-methyltransferase encodes the protein MSRRLEVLLSRVEGPVVADIGCDHAWLSAQAVRTGRACRVYACDVAQGPLNRARETIEKEGVAESVIPLLSDGLQALPEACSQIVIAGMGAETIVSILESGADRLDPDTRLLLSPHTKASVLRDWLDHNGWRICREQFVQDRGRFYPVMDVCHADRQSGLRPEERLFGVHPVQDETWQLYLAQEKEKLCGLLKAVPPARKADVLMRLQLLESLQEV
- the ispH gene encoding 4-hydroxy-3-methylbut-2-enyl diphosphate reductase yields the protein MKYQSIVRVKIQGACGGVRKAIETARQVRRDHPEEKVTVLGELVHNRFVMEDLAAAGIRTVEGKGRSRLELLDEIRDGMVVFTAHGVSDDVRMKAQRLGLTTVDASCPFVLSTQKLVRKKLADGYAVFYIGKQGHPEAEAVYTSSDQVYLVTKEEDIPAEMDRPVFVTNQTTMSVLDIQDLFEAIRSQYPNAEFHDEICSATRLRQEAVLALKDTDVLIVIGDPLSNNTRQLEAVGKKAGIPQVIRAESAEDLHPEIIPAGSRIAVTSGASTPGRLVDEVIRLLEAQ
- the dnaG gene encoding DNA primase, coding for MPVFSEDTIRQVRARTDIVDVISQYVSLEKHGKEFKGICPFHDDHDPSMSVSPDKQIFKCFVCGAGGNVFSFLQKIEQITFPEAVTRAAAMAGIDLKLPQSTGVSPNQQAWNCLQSFTDYARYFLDSQEGEAAKEYCRKRKLSDEILETFEIGWAPGIQRQDRFFQGKGWGRDMLVKTGLLQAETGRPVFTDRLLIPIHDRAGHPVGYTARTLAAGADIPKYVNTPATPLYTKGDLVFNYHRAKPAARKAGRVILVEGAMDVIGLSKAGIREAVANLGTACTETQLELLRQLQVPVHVFYDSDAAGRKAAYQFGKKAMAAGIPFVVVSARGLKDPDEIFQEKGAEFLQETVERTISFPEFLLDYLAETGNLENYEEKLRYGEEVSEAAWKLLKDFEQPAFFQKLRDKTDFDFSVRKQVPTVRSRPSQRRKEKARPPLPAVRQGRKRAEEAVLQVMLSSRSAASRYREEVGFFDDPACHILSLYIYDAYRRQESLDPQSLFDRIEEEEAQGLLADLMARQLPENAQAFFDDSLGAVKDHVLGQEIDSVNKRIQETDDLEEKSRLAQEKMALVIARHQARNRKEG